The following coding sequences are from one Treponema bryantii window:
- a CDS encoding desulfoferrodoxin family protein: MDVKFYYCTVCGKIIVVVKDTGVPTVCCGESMVELVPGTTDAAVEKHVPVVNVEGNKVTVSVGSVAHPMLPEHYIEWIVIATNKGIQKKQLKPGDEPKAEFALLDGEKVEGAWEFCNLHKLWKC, from the coding sequence ATGGATGTGAAATTTTATTACTGTACAGTTTGTGGTAAGATTATCGTAGTTGTAAAAGATACCGGAGTTCCTACAGTATGTTGTGGTGAAAGTATGGTAGAACTTGTTCCAGGAACAACTGATGCTGCAGTTGAAAAGCATGTTCCTGTTGTAAATGTAGAAGGAAATAAGGTAACTGTAAGTGTTGGTTCAGTAGCTCATCCAATGCTTCCAGAGCATTATATTGAGTGGATTGTAATTGCAACAAATAAAGGAATTCAGAAAAAGCAGCTTAAGCCTGGTGATGAACCTAAAGCAGAATTTGCACTTCTTGATGGAGAAAAAGTAGAAGGTGCTTGGGAGTTCTGTAATCTGCATAAACTTTGGAAGTGCTAA